The Glutamicibacter mishrai DNA window GGGCCAAGGCGTACATGCCGAGAATATGCAGCGAGATGGTGATGCCGACCAGGGACACCGAACCGCCGTGATGGGTGACGTGGATCGGAGTCATGGTCATGATGGCCACCATGACCACCTGCGCGCTGAGTATCGCCACCACCGCGTAGCGCGCCCGGAGATTATTGCGCAGTTCCGAGGCAAAGCGCTTGAGGCTGCCGCGCTGTCGCACCGGCAGAGCCGCACCGGCCGACCGGTCGTTCTCCCGGATCAGCAATAGCGGATCAGGGCGCATCAGCAAGAAGACCAGCAAGCCTGCCAGCAGCATAGCGATACCGGCAATGAGGAATGCCCCGGCGTAGACATGCAGCCCGGTCGCGTTGCTGATCGCCTGGCCAGGAACCCCGAGGTTCGGGCCGAGCACCGTGCCGATGGTTCCCACCCAAACGATCAGTGCCAGGCTGCGACCCTTGTGGTCGTCGGCAGCCAGGTCGGTGGCGGCGAATCGGGACTGCAGGCTGATGGCTGATCCCGAGCCGATCAGCAGCAAGCCGGCGAAGAGCAGGATCACCATCTGGAATTGGGCGGCGGGAACCAATAGCAGCGCACCGAGCGCTGCCAGCCACCAGCCGCCTGACAGGGCAAAACGGCGTCCGAAGCGCGCAGCCAGGTTGCCCAGGGGCAATCCGAGCAGAGCCGCGCCGAGGGTGCTGGCGGTGCGGGCTAGGCCTGCCCAGGCTTCACTCGAGGTGACTTCCTCGGCCAGCAGGATGCCGATCGACGGGGCCACGCCCACGCCGATGGTTCCGAAGATCTGGGAGATGGCAAGGACCCACAGTGTTCTTTTCTGAATCGTTGTGCGAGTCAGCTCGATCATGTCTCCCGCCCTTCCCTGCATCCTCTAGGCAACCGACGTTTTTGCTGCCGTCACCAGAGTACGCGAGCGCAGTGGGCCAACGACCCTGCTACTGGGCGAACTGGGTTTCATAGAGCTGGGTGTAGCGTCCGCCAAGGGCAAGAAGTTCTGCGTGCGTTCCGCGTTCAATGATCTGGCCGGCTTCCACTACGAGAATTTGGTCAGCCGAGCGGATAGTGGAGAGCCGGCGGGCAATGATCAGCGCGGTGCGGTTTTCCAGGGCCTCAGCCAAGGCGGCCTGCACGGCAGCTTCGTTGGCTGAATCCAAGGCGGCGGTCGCCTCATCAAGAATAACCACCTGCGGGGCGGCCAGCAGCAGTCGAGCGATGGTCATGCGCTGGCGTTCGCCACCGGAAAGGCGGTAGCCGCGCTCACCCACCACGGTTTCCAGTCCATCGGGCAGCGCCTGGATGACCGGCTTGAGCCGGGCGCGTTCCAGCGCTTCCCAGATTTGCTCGTCCGTGGCTTCAGGGCGGGCCAAGGTCAGGTTGGAACGGATGGTTTCGTGGAAGAGGTGGCCGTCCTGGGTAACCATCGAAACTGTGGTGCGCAGTGAATCCAGTTTGAGCTGACGGATATCCTGCCCCGCTAGCTGGACGCTTCCCGAGTCCACATCGTAAAGCCGGGCCAGCAGTGAAGCTACCGTGGACTTGCCGGCGCCCGAGGATCCTACGAGGGCAAAAGTCTGCCCTGCCGGGATTTCGAAATTGATATCGTGCAGGACCTGCTCGCCCCCACGGGTATCAAGAATCGCCACCTCCTCCAGCGAGGCCAGCGAGACCTTGTCCGCGCTCGGATAGGAGAAATTCACGTGATCGAATTTCACTGGAACCGCGGCGCCCGCTTCAAGACGGCGGGCATCTGGGGCATCGGAAATCAGCGGTTCCAAGTCCAAGACCTCGAAGACGCGGTCAAAGCTGACCAGAGCGCTGGTGATTTCCACGCGGGCGTTGGCCAGTGCGGTCAATGGAGTGTAGAGCCTGGTCAGCAGCATGCCGAGGGTGACAACATCGCCGGCGGCCAGTTCGCCGCGCACCGCGTACATGCCGCCCAAGCCATAGACCAAGGCGAGCGCCAAGGCGGCCACCAGGGTCAGCGCGGTCACGAAGTAGAACTGGCGCATGGTCATCTTCACGCCGATGTCGCGGACCCTGCCAGCATGCATGGCGAAGACCTTGGACTCGTCCTTGGGGCTGCCGAAGAGCTTGATCAGCGTGGCGCCCGGCGCCGAGAAGCGTTCGGTCATCTGGTTGCCCATGCTGGCGTTCAGTTCGGCGGATTCGCGGCGCAGCAAGGCGACGGATTTGCCAAAGTGGCGGGCCGGCAGAAGGAAGATCGGCAAGAGCACCAGGGCAATGAGGGTGACCTGCCATGAAGTGGTGAACATGACGGCGGCGGTGAGGATCAACGCGACGGTATTGGATACCAGGCCAGAGAGCGTCCCCGCGAATGCCGACTGGGCACCGATGACGTCATTGTTCAGCCGGCTGACCAACGCACCGGTTCGAGTACGGGCGAAGAACGCGACAGGCATTTTCTGCACGTGGTCGAAGACCGCGGTACGCAGGTCGTAGATGATGCCTTCGCCCAGTCGCGAGGAGAACCAGCGGACGATGACGGAAGTAATGGCATCCAAAACAGCGATGACCGCCATGATGATCGCCAGATTGGCAATGGTGCGCACGCCCGACTGTGCGACGATTTCGTCAACCACCCGGCCCGCGAGCACCGGGGTCACTACTGCGAGGACAGCTGCGATCACCGAGAAGAGGACGAAGACCATGAGCCGGGTCTTATACCCAGCGGCGAATTTCAGAACCCGTTTAGGCGTGGTCGAGGCATAGGCCTTCCCCTTGTCGCCAGATAGCTTCCATAGCGAATGCCAGGCGGCACTTTCCATGCTCATGAATTTTTGCTCGCAATCCTGCTCGGGGATTCGGTGGGTTCCACCTTGCTTAGTTTCCCAGCATCTCTCCTGCTACTTCTAGCTAGGGTCAGCTTATTTGGATCCACAAGGGGCATTGGGCTGGCCCGAAAATGACGAAGCCCAGCGCCAAGATGACAATGCACGGAAATGCCGCCTTTGGTCATCAGCGCGGACGACGGGTTCCTAGAAAGCTGTCACGTTTCACTTACGCAGGCGCTCAGGTTTCCACTGATCACCAATGTTTTTCCGTATTTCCATCTGAACAATCGCGACCTAGGTTGGCCCGGCTTCCTTTACACCGTTGAAACATAAAAATACTTGTGAGGGGCGCTTTTCATTCCACAATCCAGAATGAATTTATTCCGAATCGCGGAAGTTGAGTTTTCTATTGCGGAAGGAAGTGCGCTGGCTTACAGTTGACACCAACCAAGCCACAGGCACATATCTCGGAGCGAGAATTCCTCAGGAGCAGCCATGAAAATCAATTCCGCAGACAACTTAGACGTCGCCGAATTACCGCGCAAGAAACCCTTCTACACCTCCTTGTTCTTTCAACTTGGAGTAGCCATCGTCGCCGGAGTCCTGATCGGACATTTCCTGCCGAACATCGGCTCCCAGCTTCGCCCGCTGGGCGATGGATTCATCATGTTGATCAAGATGATCATCGCCCCACTCATCTTCCTCGTGATCGTGACAGGGATTTCCGCGGTAGGAGACGTCAAGGCTGTCGGTCGCCTGGGCGTCAAAGCACTGCTCTACTTCACCTGCGCGACGCTCTTCGCACTGGTCTTCGGCCTCATGATCGGAAACCTCGTTCAGCCGGGCGCAGGATTGAACATCGATCCATCCACCTTGGACGGCACTGCGGTGCAAGAAAAGACCGGCGAGGCAAAGAGCGCATCAGAATTCATTCTTGGCATCATCCCAGTCAGCGTCTTCGGAGCATTCGCCGACAACAACCTCCTGCAGGTACTGTTCTTCTCCGTTTTCTTCGGTGCAGCAATCGTCGTCGTCGGAAAAGATCGCTGCGCGCCATTGATCGGTATTTTCGACAATGTCCTGGAATTGATCTTCAAGATCATGAGTTGGGTCATGCGCGTCGCCCCATTGGGCGCTTTCGGAGCCATGGGCTTCATCATCGGCCAGTACGGAATTGAAACGCTCGGAACCTACGCGAAACTGATCTTGGCCTGCTACGCCGCGGCGTTGTTGTTCATAGGCATTCTGTTCATCGTTGCGTGGGCATTCGCTCGGGTGCCGCTGTGGCAGTTCATCAAATACACTCGCGAAGAATTCCTGCTGGCCTTGGGCACCGCATCCACGGAATCAGTGATGCCCCGCATCATGACAAAGCTGAATAATGCAGGCTGCTCCCGAGCAACAACAGGTTTGGTCGTTCCTACCGGCTACTCGTTTAATCTCGACGGCGCCGCCATCTATCTGTCCATCTCCCTGCTTTTCCTTGCCCAAGCGTTCGGACATGATTTGAGCTTTGGACAGCAATTGGCAGCGCTCGGCGTCCTGCTGCTGACATCCAAGGGAATGGCCGGCGTGCCCGGCTCATCATTCCTTGCACTCTCCGCCACCGCAGCCGCACTAGGCATCTTCCCCGTAGCAGGCGTTGCCCTGCTGCTCGGCGCGGATCGCATCATGGATTCCATGCGCGTTGCAGTGAACCTGCTGGGCAATTGCGTGGCAACCTTCGTGGTGGCCAAGTGGGAAGGACAGTTTGACCGCGAAACGATGAAGCGCGCTTTCGCCGGAGAGAACACCCTTGAGGAAGAAACATCGTTGCCCGTCGAAACTGGCGAAGACGAGCCCGCCAAGGCTACCTGTTCACACTGCGGAACAAAGGCTTCGCATTCAGCCGGCTCAATACTCGGCTCCCCTGCAGCCGCCCCGCAACACTAACGCTTCAGGAATACCGCCCACGTTAAGCATTGGCCAGGCCTGCCGGGTTTCCGGCAGGCCTGGCCAATGCCGTTCAGACCAACCGCAATTTCTAGCGAGTGCTTCGGGACTCCGGTCGCCACTTGTCGTCAATCATGGCTGCAAAGTCGAAAGCTTCATCGAGGATTTCTCTCAGGGATTCGTTGCGCGAGTCCACCCACCGCACCAGAGCGTGGTCATAAAGGGTTAGGGCCAACAGCGCCGAGGTGTCCGCCAATCGATGATTGGCACAGAACGGATGCAACGCCCGGGCAAGCTCGGCTTGCTGTTCGCGACGTGACTCTTGCCAGCGCGCTCGCAGCGCTGGGGTGCTCCACACCAGTTGAACCCGCGAGCGCATCGCCTCGGGATCCTCCTCAGCGGCAACAACCGTCGGTTCAAAGCTCCGGCGCAGAAGTTCGAGCAAGCTTTCGCTGGGATTCGATGCCATGGATTCGAGCATCTGGGAGAAATGCATATTCATGGATCGCAGTGCGGTCACCACGGCGTCTTCTTTTGAGGAGAAGTATCTGAAGAAGGTCGCGCGCGAAATTCCTACAGCTTGCGCTGCTTGCTGAGCAGTGACGTTCTCCAAACCGCGCTCAGCAAAAACGGTATACACCTGCTGAGCCAACTCGGTTTTCATCTTCTCGCGCACCCGATCGCGCACCACGCTGCCCATGGCAAAAATTTTACTCTGAGATCACTCTCCTTTAATGAGACCCCGTCTCTTTTACCATATCAGCACTGGAATACAGTAGGCGTGTCGGATCTTTTCCGATTCACGATACTCAATAATTCCCCAATGATGGTGCCCGCATCTTGCCACTTCGGTAGGCTCAAGAGTGGCATTGAATTCCAGTTGAAGGACGGGCATGGAACAGCAGAGAAGCATCAACAGCATCGAACTCGGGCAAGGCCTGAAGGTCACCGGCCAAGGCTTTGGATGCATGTCTCTGAGCAGCGCTTACGGTGCCGCCGAGGACGCGGAATCCTTGCGGACCGTGAACCACGTGATTGATTCCGGAGTCACTTTCCTGGACACCGCGAACATCTACGGCGCGGGGCACAACGAAACCCTGCTCTCCCAAGTCCTCAAGAAGCGCCGCGACGAGGTCACCCTGGCCACCAAGGCCGGAATTGTTCGACCCAAGAACCCGGGCGACCCGCGAGCAAATGGCGACCCCGCCTTCATCAAGAAATGCTTTGACGAGAGCCTCCAGCGCCTCGGAGTGGACTACATTGACCTCTACTACTACCACCGGGTTGATAGCCGGGTCCCGATTGAAGATACAGTCGGCGCCTACAAGGAATTGGTCGAGGCCGGCAAGGTGGGCCATATCGGATTGTCCGAAGTGACCGCCAACGAGCTTCGCCGAGCGCATGCGGTTCACCCTATTTCAGCGATTCAAATGGAGTACTCGATTTTCAGCCGGGACATCGAGCGCTGGCTGCTCCCCACGGCCAGCGAGCTAGGCGTGGGCCTGGTCAGCTACGCATCCTTGGGTCGCGGCTACTTCACGGGCGAAGTGGATTCGCTCGATCAGCTGGATGCGAACGACGTTCGTCGGAACTTCCCGCGTTTCGAGGACTCCAGGATGCAGCATAACCAGCCATTGCGAACGATCATCGAAGAAACCGCGCAACGTGAAGGAATCACCACCGCGCAGCTCTCATTGGCGTGGGTTTATGAGCAGGCTCGGATCCAGAATGTGCAGGTATCGCCTATTCCGGGAACTCGCTTCGCCCACCACTTTGACGAGAACCTTGGGGCTTTGGATATCCGCCTCTCCGAGGAATCAATGACGACGCTGAACGCGCTGGCAGAACGCGTGGACGGCGAGCGCCAAGCCGACATCATGTCCGTGTCCAAGGGACGCGAAGAAGTACAGATGGCGGAAGAAGGCAGCGCCTCATGAAAATTGCACTGGCCCAGGTACTGAGCACCTCGGATCCACACCGCAACCTCGTGGCCATTCGTGATCACGCGAAGCAAGCCAAGGAAGCCGGAGCGTCTTTGGTGATCTTCCCCGAAGCGATGCAGGTGGCTTTTGGCAATGATCTAGCCAAGGCCGCTGTTGCTCTCGATGGTCCTTGGCCTGCACTGGTTCGCCAGCAAGCGCGCGACATTGGCATCACCATCGTCGCCGGGATGTTCACTCCCGGCGAGGGCGGGCGGGTTCGCAATACCCTGCTGATCGCGGGTCCCGAGGCAGATACCCACTACGACAAGATCCACCTGTACGACGCCTTCGGCTACGCTGAATCCGACTCGGTGACCCCGGGAAATTCGCCAGTGCAGTTTTCGCATGAGGGACAGATCCTTGGTGTGGCCACCTGCTACGACCTCCGATTCCCGCAGCTGTTCATCCGCCATGCCAATTCCGGTGCCGCAGTGAACATCGTCTGCGCCTCGTGGGGCGCCGGTGAAGGAAAAGTTGAACAGTGGACCACTCTGGCCAAGGCCCGCGCCTTGGATTCGACCACTTTTGTGGCGGCAGTGGGCCAAGCTGATCCGGAAAGCGTTGGGCGGAAGGTATCCGGCACGGCGCCGCTAGGCGTGGGTCATTCACTCGTCGTGGACCCGCTGGGTCGGGTCATTGCCCAAGCCGGTGCCGAACCAGAATTGCTCGTGGTGGATCTGGATCTGGCCGTGGTTGAAAAAGCCCGGCAACAGTTGCCGGTGCTGGCCAATACCGTGGAACTCTAGCGGGTCAGCCAGTACAGGATGTCACTGCACACAGGGTCGCCAGTGTCATCGTCGTTGAATCACACCTCAAGCACGGTCACTAGTTGCTGTTCGGGTTGGCGCTCCACTTGCATGCTGGGGCATCGAAGAAACCAGTCTTTTATCGCGTCCAACTGCCCAAAACCAGCAGTGCAGCGCGCGTAATATCCTCGCCGAGCCGCAAGGTACCTCCCGGCATGCATCCAATAAGCCACCCGTTTATTGCCCGATGTCCTCCAGGGCTTGTGTTGGCATCACTGACCTGTCCCGGCGTCGGGGCCTCAGCTCGCTGGCAAGCGATCCGGCCACGATGAGCAGCGCGCCGACAATGGCCACAGGTGGCAGCCGGTCCCCGGCGATACGCCCGATGATCGCGGCCCATACTGGTTCCCCGGCATAGATAATTGTGGCCCTCGTCGGCGAGACCGACTTTTGCGCCCAGTTCATCGCAAGCTGGATCATGCAGCTGGCCACGCCGAGGGCAACTGAAGCAATGACCCACACCCACGAGAACTCGGGCACTTGCTCACCGACAATCGGAACGGTCAAGAACCCGAGAAACCCAGCCACCAGCAACTGAACCACGGTGACGCGCCCAAGATGCACCTTGCCGGCGAACCAGCCAATAAGAATGATCTCCAGGGCTATGGGCAACGTGCTGATAATCGTGACGATCTCGCCCGTGCCGAAGGTGAGCCCGACACTGCCGGGGTCGGCTAGGAGAACAAGCCCGATAAAGGCCAGCGACACGCCAATCCAGGTGAGCAGTCCTGGCTTCTGACGGAAGACAACCCATTGCAGCAACGGCACCAGCGGAACATAGAGCGCAGAGATAAAAGCAGAGGTGCTGCTGTTAAGCGTCTGCAAGCCGGCGGTTTGCAGACCGTAGCCGAAGAAGATCATGACTCCGATGGCCGCACCGGCACCTATCTCCTTCAGAGTCAGGCCCTTGAGTACTCGCGCAAATAACAGGGCACTAATAAGGCCGGCAGTAATAAACCGCATTCCGACGAAGAACCATGGACCACTGTGCTGCACAGCAATGTGGATGATCAGAAAGGTTGCGCCCCAGATGACTGTGGCAAGGACCAAGACCACTTCTTGGCGGGAGAACGCGCGCCACCGAAACCTATTGTGCAACATAATGCACAATCTTATGGTGAATAATAGTGCACATGCAAACGAGCGACAGCGCAGATGTCCTGACCCACGTCAGCAGAAATGTTCGCCGGCTACGCCTAGCCACGGGCCTGAGCCAGGCGGCACTGGCCGACCAATCAGGAGTAAGCCGACGCACGGTCATCAAGCTGGAAGCCGGCGAAGCGAACATCAGTCTCACAGGACTCGACCGGCTCGCAGAATCCCTGGGCGTGACATTCGTCGATTTGGTCGCTGAGCCCACGGCTCCGCGCTCTTCGATCAACGAAGCCGTATGGAGAGGGCAGCATCCTCACAGCGTGGGAACGCTGATGGCCTCAGTTCCAGCCAATAAAGAAGCGCAGCTTTTGAGCTGGTCGCTTGAACCGGAAGAACGCTACGTCGGCGAACCTGATCCTGCGGGCTGGTCCGAAATGATTCTTGTTGTCGAAGGCGAGCTCCGTATTAAGACCACAGAAGAAACGGTGCTGCGCACCGCTGGCGAGCATTACGCATTCGCCACGAATCAAGACTTCTCCTACATCAATGAAAGCCAGCATCTGACGCGTTTTGCCCGGATCGTCGTGAGCTGATTTATCCAAACAGCCACCAACACTGCTGAGCTCTTTCGCAAACAGACACAGGCCACTAGGGTGATTATCAGCCACCCGAACACCTGCCGATGGAGCTTCCGTGTCCTTAGCCTTGCCCAAGCCAACTGCGCCGCATCCATCCATGGCTCCGGCGTTGAATTGGGGAATACTGGGGCCGGGCTGGATTGCGGGGCAATTCGCGACCTCGCTGAATTCCCTGACCGCCAGTCGTCTCGCCGCGGTCGGTTCGCGCAGCCAAGAACGCTCTGCGCAGTTCGCCCAGACCCATGGCGATAGCGACACCCGGGCTTACGATTCCTATGACCAGGTGCTCGGCGACCCGTCAGTGGACGTGGTCTATATCGCCGTCCCGCACAGCGGCCATGCAGAATTAGCCATCAAGGCCATCAACGCCGGCAAACATGTCCTGGTGGAAAAGCCGATGACCCTGAACGCGGATCAGACTCAGCAGGTAATCACTGCTGCCAGAACGGCCGGCGTCTTTGCCATGGAAGCCATGTGGTCACGCCTCTTGCCCGTCGGCAACGTGATCGCCCAGGTCCTCGAATCACGGCTGCTCGGCGAAATCCTCTCCATCAACGCGGACTTCGGAGCCAAATTCCCTGTAGATCCTACCTCCCGGATTTATGATCCTGCCCTGGGCGGTGGCGCGCTGCTCGATGTCGGGATCTACCCTGTCGCCTTCAGCGCCATGATCTCCCCTGCCAAACAGCTGCTGCACGCATCAGGCCGGATGACCCAGACAGGAGTCGACGCATCATTCACGGCAGTGCTTGCCAACAACGACGGATCCACCTCCAGCATTTTCAGCAGCATCGAAACCGATTCGCCGCAGGCCGCCTGGATTGCCGGAACCGAAGCGACCTTGGAAGTTGAGCGCCCCATTTTTGCCGGCTCACGGCTCGTGCTGCGCAACGGGGATGGCAGCATCGCCGACAGCCAAGACTTCACCGAGCACTCCGCTGCCACTGGTTTAGGCTGGGAAGCCGCGCACGTCGCCCGATGCATCAGCGAAGAAGTGCTCGAGTCGCCCATCATGCCACTGGATGAATCATTGGCGATCGCACACACCATGGACCAGATCGCGGCCCGACTGCGCAAAGGCTAGTGAATCGGCACCGCTGTATGCGGGGCTCCGTGCTTCGCCACGTCATCCATCAGGATCTGCGGCCAGGCATTCACCTCATCGCGGGTGCTGGCTACCTGCAGCCTCGCTTGGGGCAACCCGTACAGCAACGCCTGCGCTGTAGTCACCGGGTGGGAAGGGTCCTCGGTCCACGCGAAGATATGCGTGGGGACATTGACGCGTGCCAGATCCGCAAGCTGCGGCAGATCGCTGGCAGCCGCGCCTCGGAAAATGGTCGGCAGAAGCTGAGGAGAATTATCCGGCAGGGTCACCGGGTTCCCGACGGTTGCTGGAGGGACCGGCTGATTGATATCGGCTTGGACAAAGGCATCCCAGCCCTCGGTTTCCAGCACCCTGGCATGGTTCAGGTACGCTTGCGACTTCGCCTTGCGGGACTCCCAGGCAGTTGGCGGAAGCAGCAGGGTCAGTCCGCAAAAGCGCTCTGGTTCCTTGATCGCGGCGTAGAGCAAGGTGGCGCAACCCATGGATGGTCCCACGCCATAGACCTTTTCGCCCGGGAAGTACTCGTGCAGCAGGGCCAGCAGATCATCCGCCAAATTCTGCCATTCGTAGTCTTCAACGACGGTGCGTCCGGTGGATTCGCCGTGCCCGCGGGCATCGTAGCGCAGCAGCCGCGTGCCACTCAGTCCCCGGCCCAAATCCATGTTCAGCACGCGGTCCCGCGCCCGGCTGGAGGTCAAGCCATGAAGCTGGACTACCGGATGTCCGCCTTCATCGCTGAGTTCCACTTCAAGTTCAGCGCCTTGAACACTAAATTTCGCCATAATCCAAGTCCGCTTCTGTCATAGTCAATCTTGGGTAATAGGATAACGCCATGAGACTGACGAACGTTGCACAGTTACGGCTGCCCTTTGGAAAGTTGCACGGATATGACGTCGCTGTTCAGCGCACCGGAGTTGAACTGCCCATTTCCTTCGACCAGCGACGCCACGTCTCCCTGGGCCAACGCCCCGGATCCTGGATGGCCATCAGCTTCAGATTGCCCGCCAAGGTTCAGCTCGATGTCCTAGCCAGCGCATGGCTGGAAGTCATCAACCGCCACGGAACCCTGTGTTCCGCCTTCAGCCAGGATGAGCACGGCGAGCTGCGCCTTGAAGAGATCGCCGTGGCACCAGGGGCCTGGGTCCAGCACCCCGTAGCCAGCGGACAGTCCATGAACGACGCGCTGCGCGATGTTTTTGATAAGGCTTGCTCCCCCTTCAACGCCCCATCCCACCGGTTGTGTCTGCTTGAGACCGCCTTGGAATCAACCGTGGTTATCGCTTCGGACCATTCGCACGTGGACATGTGGTCCATGCTGGTCGTCGTGCGGGACCTGCTGCGATCACTGGGACTATCCGATGATGATGTCGTCCCGCAGCCACTGACCGCCGCCAGTTTCACCGAGCACACCCGGGCCTTGGCGGAACGGGAGCGCGCCCCGCGCGAGGTGCACCAGCGATGGGCTGAAGTACTCGACGCCAGCGGCTCGGTCATGCCCCGCTTCCCGCTGCCGCTGGGTGAACCGGTGCCCCACGCCGAACGAGTCGAAGTACGAGATGTCCTGGACGTTGATGACAGCGCCGCCTTCGCAGCCCAAGCCAAAGAGGATTCGGTGTCCACACTGACTGCCGTCATCTCCGCGATGACCTCAGTGACTTTGGACCTGGCACAAGCCCCGCTGCGTGCTGTCTTCCCGGTGCACAGCCGCTATGACCACCAGTGGGATGACTCGGTCGGCTGGTTCATCACCAACTCCGTCATCGAATCCGCAGATCCGGCTCCCACGGCCTGCGCGGCAGCGGTCAAGGAAGCGGTGCGGCTCGGTTCGTGGCCGCTGGAAGAAATCCTCGATCCCTGGGGCGGAATGCCCGAAGCGCCGGGCATGTTCGCCATTTCCTGGCTTGATCTACGCAGGCTTCCGGTCCGCGTGGATTCCATCGGGCTCGAAGCCCAATATATTGGCGCGACCATCCGCACCGACGGGGTCATGCTGTGGTTCATCCTCGACGATGCCGGGCTGCACCTGCGCTGCCGCTACCCCGATACCCCTGAGGGCCGTGAACATGTGGGAGGCTGGCTGGATGCGCTGATCCTCAAGCTCCGCGCCCAGGCCCGCGCTTCGGTAGGCGGGCTGCTCCGGCTCGGCGAGCGTCGATACCGGGTGCAGCGTGCCGAACGCTCCGACGTACCAGCCATTGTCGCACTCTTGTCCGATGACGAGCTGGGGGCATCGCGCGAAGGCGACGAGTTGGTGGCCTACGAGCGGGCCTTCGACAAGCTCAGCCGCGACTGGTCCAACTATCTTGCGGTGGTGCGCGACGAGGAAGATGCCGTCGTCGGAACCATGCAGCTGTCGATCATTCCCGGGCTGTCCCGCAAGGGCACCACGCGCTTGCAGATCGAGGGAGTGCGGGTGGCCGCCAGCGAAAGGTCCCATGGTGTTGGCCGGGCGATGCTCGAATGGGCGCACGCGCATGGCCGGGCCCGCGGCGCCCGGCTGGCCCAGCTCACGACCGACACCTCCAGGCTCAGGGCCCACGAGTTCTATGCGCGGCTGGGCTACGAGAAGAGCCACGTCGGGCTCAAGCTGCAGCTCTAGGCCCGGCCCGCGCCCTCGTCGGCAGCCACGGTGAAGATATTCGGCTGCACATAGCCGGCCTGCTCGAAGGCCTCCAGCACCGCTTGGCTGACCGGCTCCACCTGTTCGCGATGGATCAACGCGATGGCGCTGCCGCCAAAGCCGCCACCGGTCATCCTCGCGCCAATCGCCCCGGCAGCCAGCGCCGCTTCCACCGCGGCGTCGAGTTCTTCGCTGGAGATCTCGTAGTCATCGCGCATTGAGACGTGGGACTGGTACAAGAGCTCGCCGACCGCGTCGAGATCTCCCTCGCCAAGGACCTTCACGGTCTGCAGTACGCGCTGGTTCTCGGTGACAATATGCTTTGCCCGGCGCTTGATGACCGGATCGTCGATGGCTTCAAGGGCATCAACGCTGGCCACATCGCGCAGTGCGTCGACCCCCAGGACTTCGCAGGCCTGCTCGCAGCTGCGCCGGCGCGCGGCGTAGCCGCCATCCACATGCGAATGCTCCACCCGGGTGTCAATCACCAGCACCACAGCATCATGTTCGGCCAGCGGCAGGGGCACGGTCGCCGCTTCCATGGAACGGCAATCCAAGAACAGCGCATGCTGCGCTTGGGACATCAACGAGGCGCTCTGGTCCATGATTCCGGTCGGAGCACCGACAAACTCGTTCTCCGCCCGCTGGGTCAGCTGCGCCATCCGGGTGTGCGAAAGCCCGAGGTCATAGAGGTC harbors:
- the galK gene encoding galactokinase, which translates into the protein MSISDSKENAARVSALREGFTKTFGHHPEGIWRAPGRVNLIGEHTDYNMGYVLPFAIDKNALVAIRRKSQLEPESTTLDFASTYGGADSNPVTSITIDELVPKAVPGWAAYPAAVVWALNELDGVQLSGFELLVDSDVPVGSGLSSSHALEVGTIVALNDLYDLGLSHTRMAQLTQRAENEFVGAPTGIMDQSASLMSQAQHALFLDCRSMEAATVPLPLAEHDAVVLVIDTRVEHSHVDGGYAARRRSCEQACEVLGVDALRDVASVDALEAIDDPVIKRRAKHIVTENQRVLQTVKVLGEGDLDAVGELLYQSHVSMRDDYEISSEELDAAVEAALAAGAIGARMTGGGFGGSAIALIHREQVEPVSQAVLEAFEQAGYVQPNIFTVAADEGAGRA